The window GTTGTATAGGTTCatgtataaaaaaattttttttaatgataatgTTGACGTGAGCCCTAGTAGAGACAACAGTCTTCACCAAACCGGGTTCTAGCAAAAGTTATATAAAAAGGAGCTATATACTATATGCATGGACTGATTTGGTTGATTATGAAATTGATATCTACGTAGTGTATATTAAGTCAAGCTATACTAACGTTTCTTTATTGATATGATACCATTTGCTTTTCTTAGGTGCTAGAATGGATGAAGAAACAATGGCCGGTCAAGAACATAGGACCAATGATTCCATCAATGTACTTAGACAAACGACTAGCAGGCGACAAAGACTATGGACTCAGCCTCTTTAGTGCTCAAAACGAATGCCTTGACTGGCTTGACTCAAAGCCGCATGGTTCAGTGATCTACGTCTCTTTCGGAAGCATTGCTGTTTTAAAGGACGCTCAAATGATTGAAGTCGCAGCTGGTCTAAAACAAACCGGCCATAATTTCTTATGGGTggttagagaaacagagacgaAGAAGCTACCAAGCAATTACATAGAGGAACTTGGTGAGAAAGGACTGATAGTGAAGTGGAGTCCACAATTACAGGTTCTTGCACACAAATCGATTGGTTGTTTCATGACGCATTGCGGATGGAATTCAACTTTGGAGGCATTGAGCTTAGGAGTGGCTTTGATTGGAATGCCGGCTTATAGCGACCAGCCGACTAATGCTAAGTTTATAGAGGATGTGTGGAAGGTTGGGGTTAGGGTAAAGGCAGATAAAGATGGGTTTGTGACGAAAGAAGAGATTGTGAGATGTGTTGGAGAAGTTATGGAGGAGATGTCGGAGAAAGGGAAAGAGATTAGAAAGAATGCTTTGAGATTGATGGAGTATGCAAAAGAAGCTTTGTCTGAAGGGGGAAACTCTGATAAGAATATTGATGAGTTTGTGGCTAAAATTGCTAAGTAACATGATCGTATCAATATGTGATGCTCAGCTTAATAATgtgttttgaaaaatttaaaataaaatgatttgttGTTTGAGCTTTAGAAAACTAAGAAGTTTATAATACAATTTGTGTGTTTTTGGTTTGTAGTTGCTTCTGAGTTGTTTGCAGTATGTACCATTTGAAAATGATTGGAGACTTGAGAAATTTTGGGAttaaaacaagaagttaattaagtttttcttttctttattttattctaCAATGAAACTTCGCTAACTAGAAAAAGAATTGCCGTGTCTATGCTAATACATAAGGTTGAAGCTATTATTACATAATGCCAAAGCCAGGTGGGTATAATCTAGAAACAATATTCGCAAATTGTCAAAAGCATGTCATGTTTTCCAATTACAACCGCTTATTCGGTTGACGTggccaaaaaaaatgaaagaatgTATCCAATTCCTCATTGAATTCTTCATATTCTTGGGCACTTGTCCTTCAAGAATCTCTCCCTTTAGACAGACAGCAACCTGGATTATTAACGAAGTAGTTATTAAACTTTTCTCTTCATTGAGCTCAATGAGAGTTATCTATCATCATCTTTcaatctttctttttgttttagtttatgATCGATCTCAATAACTTCTTGAACAATTCTTGGGAAATTTGGTCCTCCCTCTAGACCATTCTGCATAAAATGACGGTTGAGATGTGGATGAGCAGCTATTCAAATTCCTACGATATGGCCGAAAGAGAAACCAATATTGGAATGATCGATTATCTTGGATCAAAGAAAGCCAAAGGAGTAATACTTTACTCTATTACTAGGTACTATATGACACCACTTTTAATTTGGTCATCTTTATTGCAATATTGTTACGCCAGTAGGCCTATCAAACAATGGTTCTAAGATGTTTGATGGTTAAATATCCTTAGCCTTCTTGTTCAGCCACGTAAAGATATGATTGATAAGGTTATAAGTAAGAAAGAAGCTGGGAGAAATACTATAGATATTTGAAGTTGATATAAACGTCAAGATACTGAACGTTGCTTAGAAAAATGGATCTGAGTAGAGAGGCTTTTACCCTCGTTAGATTTACCATCAGCTAATATGGACATATGACCTATTGCCAACACCATGAATATCGTTTTACCACTTATTCATGTCATGTCATGTCATGTCATGGGCAGTATACACATTAGATGTAAAAAGGCCGCATTTAGATTCTGGCATTGTTGGCTTTATAAGATTTTTGTAAAGCCTACCCCGTACAAAATAGAAACACGAAAAAATCGTTAAATGGAAACAGAGATACGTCAAAGCAGAAGAGGGAATCCAAGTCCAAaattatattacaaaaaaatctgGCAAGCTGGAAAAGAATTCCAATAAGAGACTCCATTAGTTTGAACCAAATTTTGAATATCATAAATTTTCTTGATCTTACTCTTTGTAGTTCAGTACTTTTTGcttttatggtttttttttttacattaaaaactCATTCTATTATTCAAACATAAACATAAGATGGTCTATGTAATTATAAGATTGGAATAGAAAGACCAATAAAGTAGATTTCTCTATTGAAAAAGTAGCATTCTTGGCCAAAAAATTAGCTGTTGAATTAAGTTACTCTAATTACATGAAAAAGATTGAATGCATGAAAAATTGAAACGTACTACTATTTC of the Brassica rapa cultivar Chiifu-401-42 chromosome A03, CAAS_Brap_v3.01, whole genome shotgun sequence genome contains:
- the LOC103857398 gene encoding UDP-glycosyltransferase 74D1; protein product: MGDEAKAKVLVFSFPIQGHLNPLLQFSKRLISKTVTVTFLTTSSTHNNIIRRAISGGATALPLSFVPLDDGFEEGHPSTDSSPEYFAKFQENVSRSLSQLISSMEPKPNAVVYDSCTPWVLNVCREHPGVAAASFFTQCSIVNAIYVHSLRGAFKEFQDDVVLPEMPPLKGNDLPVFLYDNNLCRPLFELLCSQFENVDHIDFFLVNSFDELEVEVLEWMKKQWPVKNIGPMIPSMYLDKRLAGDKDYGLSLFSAQNECLDWLDSKPHGSVIYVSFGSIAVLKDAQMIEVAAGLKQTGHNFLWVVRETETKKLPSNYIEELGEKGLIVKWSPQLQVLAHKSIGCFMTHCGWNSTLEALSLGVALIGMPAYSDQPTNAKFIEDVWKVGVRVKADKDGFVTKEEIVRCVGEVMEEMSEKGKEIRKNALRLMEYAKEALSEGGNSDKNIDEFVAKIAK